The Ziziphus jujuba cultivar Dongzao chromosome 1, ASM3175591v1 genome segment aaaaaaaaaagaaaaagaaacaaaagggcTAGCAACTAATATATGGACTACTAATATCTTAAATTGATAAATCATTCTTTTATCCAGGATGTGGCTATTTTCCTACTTTTATACATTTGCGCCTATTATTACATGGATGAGGATTCGGaatttgaggggaaaaaaaaaatcccccttaaattaatattttgtgaGGAGAGTATGTTGAGGAGGTCTTATCTATCCCAAAAGCTTAGGTTATGGAATATGTGCTTTCATTTGATTTATGTTTTTCTCTAACATTCCCCTTCAAATGTAGGCCTCCCctcttttaggtttttttttcttgtccttacatgtgtttttaatttattatttattttgggtggagttgttgagttttgaactcAGAACTTCTTGGATGTTTGACTTTGATACcatattaaattactatttatCCTAAAAGTTTAAGGTTATAAAAAGTAGActttcatttgttttatatttttctcaaacaTATCCTACATTGTTTTTCTTTAGCCACCAATAAGAAGTCTAATTAGTTGGACAAGTAGGCCAGGAGTCCGACCTCAAAGTGCCTTGATTAATTAGCAAAGCTATATGAAAGATTTATCATTTCTATGGGATTAAGTCCCGAGTTATTGtccattagaaaaaaaaaaaaaaatgaaacgatGAAATTATGAAAGTAAATATTTCTGCATTTCAAATCATTATCATTTGATTCGGATCTGTTTTAAAAAAGTTGAGACATTTCCAATATTAGAATCCCAATCTAAATTCACAATCGTAGGGCAAATTAGATAAAGCAGTGCTAatgtattttaattagtttaatgaGCGTACGCCAAATCGTTTTAATTTGAAGCCATGACCCAATCACATGCATGTAGTCAATTCATCCAAgactttaaataaattatgacgATCGTTTTTGGCTAAATGAATTATGGtcatttaaagaaattataatttagATCCGAACCACACGATTACCAATTAGCTAAaagattaattaagaaaattaagtGATGAGATTTGAAATACGAAGGCAAGGAAAAGTGAAAGAAAGGTtgacataatatatatagttgataTAATGTTATAGCATTTTCTAGGcagtttaaattaatattacctGAAAATTTGATTATATCAAATAGTAGGGTCGATCAAACAAGTACtggcaagaagaagaagacaaaggAGGAGACAGCCTCCAGCCCCTAGGGTAAAGATTTTCTTAGTCAATTGGCCGCCAGGTTGATGTGTTTCTTACACTTCTTTGTGATAAAATATAGCACAGTATGTGTAAAGCTCcaatggaagaaaataaaatcgaGCGGAATCCCGGTAATGTCTTTTTCATATAAAACTTTTGGTGACAACATGGTAAAACCTTTAAATTTTAGTCCAATAAAACATTGCCATGTTCATTAATTACAAACTAATTTTATAATACGCCTTGCCACATAATAAAATCCCAGATTAATGATATTCCTTCCTAGTACCGCCTCTGGAGCATATACTGCTGACCATTAAATATATACTAGCTAGTCAAAATGGCGATGCATCCTAAGCATCTCtcatgtttaattatttatggttCATAATGCTAAAGTAAGTTTacgaaataaaatttttgtttaatttatctGAGATTTTTTTATCAGGTCCAGTTGATTGTGTTTaggttatatattaattaatttatctaataaaatgttatatatagatttttactTCCAAAAAGTAAAAAGCAGTTTAGGTAGAAGTCAATAGGACCTACCACCCTATTAACTTTCATTAATCTGTGACCATTGCCATTAGCAATGTGATCTACTTTATCAAACATCAAATAATGACACCAGTTACCATATGGTAAACTATTTGCCATGTCAATTTCTAAGTGTTGAAATCAGTGATCAAAGGAAACGAAGCGTCGAAGGTTATAAGGTTTTTGTGGATGCTAATGTGCTGTAGACAAATTGACTTTACCCAAGTTATATTATCATGGTTTATTAACTCAACTCTAGTTAATCTAACCATCATGTTTGTCTAAGTTTGACAATTGTATGAATGGGATGTAAATCTAGAAACAtccaaaatttactttttcatgTTCACATTGTTACTGATCATGTAGTGggtttattttatatgatgtaAGACAGTCAGTAAAAACTGAGTGAAATAGAATATGAAACAAAAAGGTAGACAAGTCTTCGGATAATTCTTGACAAAATTCGACACATTTCAAAAGTTCTCGTCAAAAACTCTCATTCTTTATACACTTTGAAGCCTATCGAAACAAACTCTTCCTCccctgttttcttcttcttgccgTGAGAAGTGTCCAGCTGCTGCAATATATTTGTATCTACTTATTTCCTCTGCAGATCACACTTTGCTATCCGTAAAGCCAACAGTTTTAAACTTCAGGTTTCTAAACAGTGTTGTTTCAGCCTACTGTTTTTACAACTTCAAGTAAAGCTGTGCATTTTGTCAATAACAGATGGGAAATCAGTTATACCAAATTCGAAGGCTTATAAACAATGCTGAAGTCTTCATCGGCAATACAGAACAGTCTTTTGAGATCTGTAATTCTTTTCTTTAAGTTCGTTTTCAGTTTTACTTAGTATTTCTTAATTTCCACTACTAAGTAATCAGAAAGCAGACAgggaaaacaaaacataaacagAAAGTGTATGTTGGAGAGGCTCCCTTAGAAGTCAACTAGCTAATAGCTACATGACATGATAAGTGATCACAAAATATCAAGAAAACAAAAGGGGGACGGGGGGAATTATTGTCTAACATAAGGTTAGCAATGTCAATGTAGTAGATCAATTTTATacacacgtatatatatatatatacacacatatatatatatatatgtatgtatgtatatatatatatgtacttgtatatattattcattCAGCAAAGTGAAGGAGTACTAAAAGGGGTGGTCATCATATACAAATTGTTTTTCATTCCAGCACTAGCTCCAAATGTTTCAGTCATGTCTAGATTCTCTGGTTGTATTCCATTGGGAAGTTGCCAGTTGAAGTGGTAGAGTAGATTAGCAAGAGGAAGTTCTATATTTGCCATTGCAAATGCTATGCCAGGACATATTCTTCTTCCTGCTCCAAAAGGAATATATTCAAAGTCTGTCCCCTTATAATCAATGGAGTTTCCATCAAATCTCTCCGGTATGAAACTCTCAGCATCATTCCAATACTCTGGATCTCTTCCAATCCCCCATGCATTCACGACGACTCTAGTTTTGAGAGGGATTTCATAGCCATCGATTTTGCAAGCTTCTCTGCATTCTCTAGGGAGTAACAGTGGAGCTGGAGGGTGTAGCCTTAGAGTTTCTTTGATCACCAGCTTCAAATAGCTCAATTTCTGAATTTCTTTCTCATGGATTAGCCTTTTGTTTCCTTGGCAGAGTTTTCTTACCTCAGCTTGTGCTTTCTCCATCACTTGTGGGTTTTTCATCATTTCTCCCATTGCCCACACCATTGTTGTTGATGAACTATCAGTTCCAGCACTAAAAATGCCCTGCATTACATACattaattgtttagtaaaatACATTCGGAATCAGATCCCATAAACAGGAGAAAAGTCGATATAAATATGTACATTTTCAATGAGGTTAATTTGTGCAAGATAGTGAGCTAGTTTTACAAATAGCAGGCAGAAAATTATACAAACCCCAATCATAGCTTTTATACTGTTGGTTGTGATAGGAACTTCGAGGCTGCCACTTTGCTGAATTAGTAGTAGAACATCGACGAGATCTGCCTCCCTCTGACTTTGATCCTCACTATTGCTTACTGTAATCAAGTTCTGTCTGTGTTCACTAATGATACTTTCAAGGATCCGGTCAGCCTCGCTGTGAATCTTCTCTAACTTAGCTCTAGTCCGGCTTATCATTCGCAGAAATTTACTTGAATTCAGCTAAGTCAAAACCCCCTGCTAACGATATTGCTTCCTCCGCCAACGATACAAAGGCAATTTGGTCTCGGAGTTTGTTACCAAATGCTGTTCTACATGTTATGGAACTTGTTAAGGAGTAAATCTTTTCAGTAAAATTGATCAATCCCTCAGACGATTGAATTGACTGAATAAGATTCCAAACCTCATCTTCTCGAATAGAAGAGAAAGACTGAACCCTCTTGATGCTTAGGAGCTCTACAACGGCAACTTTTCTCATCTGCCTCCAGTATTCACCATATGGGGAAAAGCCAACGTCCAAGCCACCATAGGTCAAGATTTCAGGGGCCAGAAGTTGTGGTCTCTGAGAGAAGGAAAGATCATGGGTCTTGAAGATCTCTGAGGCCATTCTTGGGGATGAAACAATTACCAGAGAAACTTGTCCGAGTTGTAGGTGCATGAGAGGTCCATGTCTCCTGGCTAGTTCTCGAAGAGCACGGTGTGGCAGAGAGCCTACCAAGTTGTGTAAGTTCCCTATAAGAGGTAGCTTCCATGGACCTGGGAGGAGGATTTTAGGATTGGTTTTCTTGGCAGAACTGCGTAGTTTGACCAACCAGAAAGAGGAGAAGAGTATGAGGAAAATTGTTAAGGATATTGAATATTGGAGCTCCATGGCTAGAAACTTTGGAAACGCAGAACTCTTTGTTTCTTACTGGAAAGTACTTGCTCAAGTTGGTCATGTGACCAGGTTGGTCGGCTTGGAGATGCCAAATATGGTCAGTGACCGTGagagttttaattatttaagtaaAGAGAAGCTACTCCGAAGGactataaattttgtttaaCTATAGAGCATTATCATAACTATTGCATACATTAtggaatatataaattaataaaactaataCATGAGAGATTAAATCAACGCGTGCAATTAATTGGTCCCGGATCTCAATCCTAACAAATGCACGACTTGGTACAGTTTCACAAAATAGTCAACGCCTCTACCATAGAAAgcccaatattattatttttctattattgttcttttcttcttccccatCCAGCTCCTAAATTCCCTACcctttttaaaaattgtaaaacgtttaaaaattgttatcaatctattatacaaaatgataatttttaaaaaattatcataaaaattcacatgataaaaaatatgaatatccatatcataaaatacacagacacacacacacacacatatatatatatatatatatatatacaagaattcAAATATTGTTAATATAGTTAATGAAGTTAATATCATTACATGTATACTTTGATTTGAAAGgatgatttttctttgttgctGTAATTTGAAAGGATTAGATGATTAATTagaccaataataataatttgtttattcaACTGTCTGACATGGTTATGTCTAGAATTTATTCCTACTCGTAGCCGCAAATTAAGACTACCACAAAAGCAATTGTAATATAATAACTTAATCCTAGTTTTTGTATGATCTTATATTAAATTGAACTTTATTGAATTTATACGGTTGTTCTTtgttttgtaataataatattctattAGTATTAttggttaaattttaaagaaatagagTTCTGGAACAGTATTCTGAAGGATAacccataaatatattatttaatagtttATCAACGTTATTCAAGGTTAACTTTACAATACCTAGGGATATCATAATCATCAAACTTtcatataccttttttttcttttttttattgttcttaTCATTTGCACAatacaagtaaaaaaatatcAGAAATATTAGATAATTTCACACGCCTTGCCTGCAAACTATTTCTACTTTTTTCTTGGGATAATTTcacaattttgttaattttatatgttttaacaaaaaaataaaacacaatacCACGTCGCAccaaacaatatataataaatattaatacaatataagataatataatgcatttcaatatcatacaacataattaatacaatataatcACGCACAAACTTGTCGTAAAAGCAATTCTAATAATAATGTTTCAAAGATGTCGTTTgatcttatattaaattaaagtttgttgaattttgtaggatttttagacaaaaaacatagcaaaatgaaagaaaaaaaagaagctttttctgttgtgaaattttttttcattcatttctggacaaaaatatataaacacgaGCTTATAACAGTAAATTATCTACTTTTCATCTACTATTACAGTAATCATACCATCAAAAGACAAGTCATACTTTGACTACC includes the following:
- the LOC107415151 gene encoding LOW QUALITY PROTEIN: uncharacterized protein LOC107415151 (The sequence of the model RefSeq protein was modified relative to this genomic sequence to represent the inferred CDS: inserted 2 bases in 1 codon) — protein: MEIQYPISLTIFLITFSLFWLLKQSRSSTKLPPGPWKLPVIGNLHNLVGSLPHHALRELARKHGPFMHLQLGEVSQLIISSSRMAREIMKTHDRCFAQRPQLLATQVLTFGGADIAFAPYGDYWRQIRKVCVIELLSIKRVQSFTSIREDEVWNLIQSIRSSAGPINFTGKLFSLTSSITCRTAFGHKRQNQDEFISLAEEGISLAGGFDLADLFPSNKFVQMLRWRAANKIEKVHCKADNIMENIINEHKQKQMTEKNGQDGTQWEEDLVDVLLRFQQSGDIEFPLTTDNIKAVIWDIFSAGTDTSSTTMVWAMSEMMKNSRVMEKAQAEIRKLCQGNKGLIHEKDIQKLSYLKLVIKETLRLHPPVPLLLPRECREACNIDGYEIPLKTRVIVNAWAIGRDPDYWNDAESFTPERFDGSSIDYKGTDFEYIPFGAGRRMCPGIAFGMANVELPLANLLYHFNWQLPSGMQPEKLDMTESFGVSVGKKNNLYLIATPFTPSVYEETKSSAFPKFLAMELQYSISLTIFLILFSSFWLVKLRSSAKKTNPKILLPGPWKLPLIGNLHNLVGSLPHRALRELARRHGPLMHLQLGQVSLVIVSSPRMASEIFKTHDLSFSQRPQLLAPEILTYGGLDVGFSPYGEYWRQMRKVAVVELLSIKRVQSFSSIREDEVWNLIQSIQSSEGLINFTEKIYSLTSSITCRTAFGNKLRDQIAFVSLAEEAISLAGGFDLAEXSSKFLRMISRTRAKLEKIHSEADRILESIISEHRQNLITVSNSEDQSQREADLVDVLLLIQQSGSLEVPITTNSIKAMIGGIFSAGTDSSSTTMVWAMGEMMKNPQVMEKAQAEVRKLCQGNKRLIHEKEIQKLSYLKLVIKETLRLHPPAPLLLPRECREACKIDGYEIPLKTRVVVNAWGIGRDPEYWNDAESFIPERFDGNSIDYKGTDFEYIPFGAGRRICPGIAFAMANIELPLANLLYHFNWQLPNGIQPENLDMTETFGASAGMKNNLYMMTTPFSTPSLC